A region of Halalkaliarchaeum desulfuricum DNA encodes the following proteins:
- a CDS encoding halocyanin domain-containing protein has product MSGNEVSRRAFVRTAAGATAAAGATAAGAGTASAQEEPDFEGYLDGIDGGYADLRGEEDVTVEVGAGDGLQFSPAGIWIDEGTTVTWEWTGQGGDHNVVTDTQNDDFENAHDFNSGDPVSEAGHTFTHTFEDGGRTGYVCEPHRAVEMFGAVAVGDDVPTVDTGNGVEATVPQVPDTARALAVATFMAMVATLGLAFFFLKYGGDYDEQ; this is encoded by the coding sequence ATGTCCGGAAATGAGGTCTCCCGACGCGCGTTCGTCAGGACGGCCGCCGGTGCGACGGCGGCCGCCGGCGCCACCGCGGCGGGGGCCGGCACCGCGAGCGCACAGGAAGAACCCGACTTCGAGGGGTATCTCGACGGGATCGACGGCGGCTACGCGGATCTTCGCGGCGAGGAGGACGTCACCGTCGAGGTCGGCGCCGGCGACGGGCTCCAGTTCTCCCCGGCCGGGATCTGGATCGACGAGGGGACGACAGTCACCTGGGAATGGACCGGCCAGGGCGGCGACCACAACGTCGTCACCGACACCCAGAACGACGACTTCGAGAACGCCCACGACTTCAACAGTGGCGATCCCGTAAGCGAGGCGGGCCACACCTTCACACACACCTTCGAGGACGGCGGTCGCACCGGCTACGTCTGTGAACCACACAGAGCCGTCGAGATGTTCGGCGCCGTCGCCGTCGGCGACGACGTTCCGACGGTCGACACGGGCAACGGGGTCGAGGCCACGGTTCCCCAGGTGCCCGACACCGCACGCGCACTCGCGGTCGCTACCTTCATGGCGATGGTCGCGACGCTGGGACTCGCGTTCTTCTTCCTGAAGTACGGCGGCGACTACGACGAGCAGTAG
- a CDS encoding glycosyltransferase, with translation MRVAFVSMETTHHGETPARRRTRRTARLLADRGHDVTVLSAKWWDGRFREFDDDGITYRAIVDRPSRRGFASKLPLAIQRLDPEVVQAVVTPPLGAAAAGVACRLKRLPLLLDWWDVDPGAGGPYRRAIRGASRVLTPSRTVKTQVRERGANDSDVRVVPESIDYSLVRSADVDDRFDVVYSRPLDADANVETLLLALAELRRRDWRVAVVGDGPARDDVEETAADLRIDDRVEFLGSLPIEKRVEIFKGTHVFAQTARYEPFAHDLLWALACGCVGLVEYQADSSAHELVEGRGRSTLVTSPQELADEIVAAGSLERRSVDDRFEEYDRRAVLEQYLDCYRDEIEAYGLF, from the coding sequence ATGCGCGTCGCGTTCGTGTCGATGGAGACGACCCACCACGGTGAAACCCCGGCCAGGCGTCGGACGCGGCGCACGGCGCGTCTGCTCGCCGATCGCGGCCACGACGTCACGGTGCTGTCGGCGAAGTGGTGGGACGGCAGGTTTCGCGAGTTCGACGACGACGGGATCACCTACCGGGCCATCGTCGACCGGCCATCGCGGCGGGGGTTCGCCTCGAAGCTGCCGCTTGCGATCCAGCGTCTCGACCCGGAGGTGGTACAGGCCGTCGTGACGCCGCCGCTGGGGGCGGCCGCCGCCGGCGTCGCCTGCCGACTGAAGCGTCTACCGCTGTTGCTGGACTGGTGGGACGTCGATCCGGGCGCTGGAGGCCCCTATCGACGGGCGATTCGAGGGGCGAGCCGGGTACTAACCCCGTCACGCACGGTCAAAACCCAGGTCCGGGAGCGCGGGGCGAACGATTCCGACGTTCGGGTCGTCCCCGAGAGCATCGACTACTCGCTCGTCCGGTCGGCGGACGTCGACGATCGGTTCGACGTCGTTTACTCCCGCCCGCTGGACGCGGACGCCAACGTGGAGACGTTGCTATTGGCGCTTGCGGAGCTGCGCCGACGCGACTGGCGGGTCGCGGTCGTCGGCGACGGTCCTGCCCGCGACGACGTCGAGGAGACGGCTGCCGACCTGCGGATCGACGACCGGGTCGAGTTCCTCGGCTCGCTCCCGATCGAAAAACGGGTGGAGATCTTCAAGGGAACCCACGTGTTCGCCCAGACCGCCCGGTACGAACCGTTCGCCCACGACCTGCTGTGGGCGCTCGCGTGTGGCTGTGTCGGCCTCGTCGAGTATCAGGCCGACTCCAGTGCACACGAACTCGTTGAAGGTCGCGGACGGTCGACGCTCGTGACCAGCCCCCAGGAACTTGCCGACGAGATCGTCGCCGCAGGCAGTCTGGAGCGACGGTCAGTCGACGACCGGTTCGAAGAGTACGATCGAAGGGCCGTTCTCGAACAGTATCTCGACTGTTACCGCGACGAGATCGAGGCGTACGGGCTGTTTTAA
- a CDS encoding SLC13 family permease, with product MDAGSAGAFHTPIATDFAPVALSAPPRSALVVFGIIFVALVLFVTELFPNDVTAIGVIVSLVVLEPYTGVDATAGIQGFANPATVTIIAMYILSEGVNRTGIVERLGAAISRVTRGEERRLAAATVGTTGLSAGFVNNTPIVAVFIPMVVGLAERSGISPSKLLLPLSYAAMLGGTLTLIGTSTNILAGGLSRELLGRPIGMFEFTSLGIVVLVVGAAYLLTVGRRLTPERIPAKATAVDRFDVQPYLSRLVVRDDSPLVGVPIRKAFANETDASDAEGPIEDDSVALLLVERADETIHGSTSDRPIEPGDELVVRAPRARLRELAAEYGLRRARRATVTDETLRSGAVESRLVEALVSPESSAIGDCLGDLSLRDRYDATVLAVRRGEKLHHEGLAEFVLEPGDTLLLQTTDDGGRLIADDDEFLLTGGFAAELQALDAEKPEPLSPTAPIALSTMAGVVIVAGIGLLPIVIAALGGAFVMLATGCLTTSDAYEAVNWNVIFLLAGVIPLGLAMQATGGTVWLAGLLEALSGVISLVGLLLVFYVLTGLLSNVITPVASVILMIPVAVDTAAVAGGDPFSFLLGVMFASSAAFMTPVGYQTNLMVYGPGGYRFVDYLRVGGPLQFLIAIVVTVGIWGIWGVAA from the coding sequence ATGGACGCTGGTTCGGCAGGGGCTTTCCATACGCCGATCGCGACCGACTTCGCCCCGGTTGCCCTCTCGGCCCCGCCGAGATCGGCGCTTGTCGTGTTCGGCATCATCTTCGTCGCGCTGGTGCTTTTCGTCACCGAGCTGTTTCCAAACGACGTCACAGCCATCGGCGTCATCGTCTCGCTGGTCGTTCTGGAGCCGTACACCGGCGTCGACGCGACCGCGGGGATCCAGGGGTTCGCGAACCCGGCGACAGTGACGATCATCGCGATGTACATTCTCAGTGAGGGAGTAAACCGGACGGGGATCGTCGAACGCCTCGGCGCGGCGATCTCCCGTGTCACGCGGGGCGAGGAGCGGCGGCTCGCGGCCGCGACTGTCGGCACGACCGGCCTCTCGGCCGGCTTTGTCAACAACACGCCGATCGTCGCGGTGTTCATCCCGATGGTGGTCGGGCTGGCAGAGCGGTCCGGGATCTCTCCATCGAAGCTACTGTTGCCGCTGTCGTACGCCGCCATGCTCGGGGGGACGCTCACGCTGATCGGCACGTCGACGAACATCCTCGCCGGCGGGCTCTCGCGGGAGCTTCTAGGCCGGCCGATCGGGATGTTCGAGTTCACGTCGCTGGGGATCGTCGTGCTGGTGGTCGGGGCAGCGTACCTGTTGACTGTCGGCCGGCGGCTCACGCCCGAGCGGATTCCGGCGAAAGCCACCGCAGTCGATCGGTTCGACGTCCAGCCGTACCTCTCGAGGCTCGTCGTTCGCGACGATTCCCCACTCGTGGGCGTTCCGATCCGGAAGGCGTTCGCCAACGAAACGGACGCGTCCGATGCCGAGGGTCCGATCGAGGACGACAGCGTCGCGCTGTTGCTCGTGGAGCGTGCGGACGAGACGATTCACGGGTCGACTTCGGACCGACCGATCGAACCTGGCGACGAGCTCGTCGTCCGCGCACCCCGCGCGCGCCTCCGGGAACTCGCCGCGGAGTACGGACTGCGTCGGGCCCGCCGTGCCACGGTCACCGACGAGACGCTACGGTCTGGGGCTGTCGAGAGCAGGCTGGTCGAGGCACTGGTCTCCCCGGAGTCGTCCGCGATCGGGGACTGCCTCGGCGACCTCTCGCTCCGGGACCGGTACGACGCCACTGTGCTCGCGGTCCGCCGCGGGGAGAAACTACACCACGAGGGGCTCGCGGAGTTCGTCCTAGAGCCGGGGGACACGCTGTTGCTCCAGACCACCGACGACGGCGGACGGCTCATCGCTGACGACGACGAGTTCCTGCTCACCGGTGGCTTCGCCGCCGAACTCCAGGCGCTCGACGCGGAGAAACCGGAGCCGCTCTCGCCCACCGCGCCGATCGCGCTGTCGACGATGGCCGGGGTCGTGATCGTCGCCGGGATCGGGCTCCTCCCGATCGTGATCGCGGCGCTGGGTGGCGCGTTCGTCATGCTCGCAACCGGCTGTCTCACGACCAGCGACGCCTACGAGGCGGTGAACTGGAACGTGATCTTCCTTCTGGCCGGCGTGATCCCGCTCGGGCTTGCCATGCAGGCGACGGGCGGCACGGTGTGGCTCGCCGGACTGCTGGAGGCGCTGTCGGGCGTGATCTCCCTCGTCGGACTCCTTTTGGTCTTTTACGTTCTCACCGGGCTGTTGTCGAACGTGATCACGCCCGTCGCGAGCGTGATCCTCATGATTCCGGTGGCCGTCGACACCGCGGCCGTCGCCGGCGGGGACCCCTTTTCGTTTCTCCTCGGGGTGATGTTCGCCAGCAGCGCCGCGTTCATGACGCCGGTCGGCTACCAGACCAACCTCATGGTGTACGGCCCCGGAGGCTACCGGTTCGTCGACTACCTCCGGGTCGGTGGCCCCCTGCAGTTCCTGATCGCGATCGTGGTCACCGTGGGGATCTGGGGCATCTGGGGGGTCGCGGCGTGA
- a CDS encoding S9 family peptidase: MPDVSRYLNVRSAAGADFGPHGDRLSFRLDATGTFQVWSLEEPEGWPEQHTFFDERVTFASWSPERPELIFGMDEGGNERAQLFRLEPATGEITELTRRPTAKHRWGGWSNDGERFAFASNRRAEAVFDVYVQSREEIGEDATVVQEGDGWLTVAGWSPDDSRLLVVESHSSFDQDIYVLDLDDGSFSHLTPHEGDVRHLSPEWGPDGEGIYLVTDRDADSLQLERLDVASKTYDVVEEGGDWNVDSVTVHEPSRRVVYTRNVDGYTELTAGELVAPDRIDEFPSPDLPEGVAGGVAFDPEGDRYAVTATGSTNNPNVYVVEATTGDAARWTRASTAGIPPETFVERELLRYPTFDGREIPAFFSTPASPAPEGGYPVIVDIHGGPESQRRPSFRAVTQFFLAEGYAVMEPNVRGSSGYGTAYSSLDDVEKRMDSVADIEAGVEWLHDHPEVDDDRIVAMGGSYGGFMVLSALTEYPELWAAGVDIVGIANFVTFLENTGDWRRELREAEYGSLEDDREFLEEISPIDNVDRIEAPLFVLHGENDPRVPVGEAEQVAEKAREAGVPVRKLIFEDEGHGFSKLENRIEAYSAIVEFLENHV; the protein is encoded by the coding sequence ATGCCGGACGTTAGCCGATATCTCAACGTGCGAAGCGCGGCCGGGGCGGATTTCGGTCCCCACGGCGACCGACTCTCGTTTCGGCTCGACGCCACCGGGACGTTCCAGGTGTGGTCCCTCGAGGAGCCGGAAGGGTGGCCAGAACAGCACACGTTCTTCGACGAGCGCGTGACGTTCGCCTCCTGGTCTCCAGAGCGCCCGGAGCTGATCTTCGGGATGGACGAGGGAGGAAACGAGCGGGCACAGCTGTTCCGGCTCGAGCCGGCGACAGGAGAGATCACCGAGCTCACCCGTCGGCCGACCGCGAAACACCGCTGGGGCGGGTGGTCCAACGACGGCGAGCGGTTCGCGTTCGCGTCGAACCGCAGAGCAGAGGCCGTCTTCGACGTGTACGTCCAGAGTCGGGAGGAGATCGGAGAGGACGCAACGGTTGTTCAGGAGGGCGACGGCTGGCTCACGGTCGCGGGATGGAGTCCGGACGACAGCCGGCTTCTGGTCGTCGAATCCCACTCCAGTTTCGATCAGGACATCTACGTACTCGATCTCGACGATGGCTCGTTTTCGCATCTGACCCCTCACGAGGGCGACGTCCGCCATCTCAGTCCCGAGTGGGGACCCGACGGGGAGGGGATCTACCTCGTCACCGACCGGGACGCCGACAGCCTGCAACTGGAGCGGCTCGACGTCGCCTCGAAGACGTACGACGTCGTCGAAGAGGGGGGCGACTGGAACGTCGACAGCGTGACAGTCCACGAGCCCTCACGCCGGGTGGTCTACACTCGAAACGTCGACGGCTACACGGAACTTACGGCCGGGGAACTCGTCGCCCCGGACCGAATCGACGAGTTTCCCTCCCCCGACTTACCCGAGGGAGTTGCCGGCGGAGTCGCCTTCGACCCCGAGGGCGACCGATATGCCGTCACAGCGACGGGCAGCACCAACAACCCGAACGTCTACGTGGTGGAGGCGACGACCGGCGACGCGGCGCGGTGGACCCGGGCGTCGACAGCGGGGATTCCGCCCGAGACGTTCGTCGAGCGCGAACTCCTCCGGTATCCCACCTTCGACGGCCGGGAGATTCCGGCATTCTTCTCGACGCCCGCGTCCCCGGCGCCCGAAGGCGGCTACCCGGTGATAGTCGACATTCACGGGGGGCCCGAGTCGCAGCGGCGTCCCTCCTTCAGGGCGGTGACGCAGTTCTTCCTCGCGGAGGGGTACGCCGTGATGGAACCGAACGTCCGTGGGTCCTCGGGGTACGGGACCGCGTACAGTTCGCTGGACGACGTCGAAAAGCGGATGGACTCGGTCGCCGACATCGAGGCGGGCGTCGAGTGGCTCCACGACCACCCGGAAGTCGACGACGACCGGATCGTCGCCATGGGCGGCTCCTACGGCGGGTTCATGGTGCTTTCGGCGCTCACGGAGTATCCGGAACTCTGGGCCGCCGGCGTCGACATCGTCGGAATCGCGAACTTCGTGACGTTCCTCGAGAACACCGGCGACTGGCGGCGGGAGCTCCGGGAGGCCGAATACGGGAGCCTCGAGGACGACCGGGAGTTCCTCGAGGAGATCTCTCCGATCGACAACGTCGATCGCATCGAGGCGCCGCTGTTCGTCCTGCACGGCGAGAACGATCCCCGCGTCCCCGTCGGGGAAGCCGAACAGGTCGCAGAGAAAGCCAGGGAGGCGGGCGTACCAGTCAGGAAACTGATCTTCGAAGACGAAGGCCACGGCTTCTCCAAGCTGGAAAACCGGATCGAGGCGTACTCCGCGATCGTAGAGTTCCTCGAAAACCACGTTTGA
- a CDS encoding GNAT family N-acetyltransferase yields MNVREATVDDVEAIRRVARESFEASYEDALGAERIERGFESWYSSETLRDELRDEARPFFVATEGGDVVAFAQSYLASRRETVGEIDWIHVTPEYRERGIGSRLLERVERELRDRGATRIEGRVLLANETGTAFYEREGYTDAGEREVDIGGETFRERLFVKFVAGDGEQVLTEARSGPDGTLRYVAFDEAVRASQGAFYPAYADRERDELHGWMCGNCESFDVAIDTMDRYECVDCGNRRKPARWDAAYL; encoded by the coding sequence ATGAACGTCCGCGAAGCGACGGTCGACGACGTCGAGGCGATCCGCCGGGTCGCCCGCGAGTCCTTCGAAGCGTCCTACGAGGACGCGCTGGGGGCCGAACGGATCGAACGCGGGTTCGAATCGTGGTACTCGAGTGAGACGCTCCGGGACGAACTTCGGGACGAGGCACGGCCGTTCTTCGTCGCGACGGAGGGCGGCGACGTCGTGGCGTTCGCACAGAGCTATCTCGCCAGCCGTCGGGAGACAGTCGGCGAGATCGACTGGATACACGTGACCCCGGAGTACCGGGAGAGAGGGATCGGTTCGCGTCTGCTCGAACGGGTCGAACGCGAACTCCGCGACCGCGGGGCAACCCGGATCGAGGGGCGAGTTCTGCTCGCAAACGAGACCGGAACCGCGTTTTACGAGCGTGAAGGCTACACGGACGCGGGCGAACGCGAAGTCGACATCGGCGGGGAGACGTTCCGGGAGCGACTCTTCGTGAAGTTCGTCGCCGGAGACGGGGAACAGGTGCTCACGGAGGCTCGCTCGGGCCCGGACGGCACCCTCCGATACGTCGCCTTCGACGAGGCGGTTCGCGCCTCGCAGGGCGCGTTCTACCCGGCGTACGCCGACCGGGAACGCGACGAGCTCCACGGATGGATGTGCGGGAACTGCGAGTCGTTTGACGTCGCGATCGACACCATGGACCGGTACGAGTGTGTCGACTGTGGAAACCGGCGGAAGCCGGCGCGGTGGGACGCTGCGTATTTATAA
- a CDS encoding P-loop NTPase: MPARTLAVAGAKGGVGKTTTSINLSAALAEAGLEVLVVETDLAMANVVDFLRFSPEETLHEVLAADAAPRDAIYSVPGGFEVLPSGTTVEGFVNADVTEIPAVLEAVEDRYDVVIFDTGAGVSHESLLPLGLADRTVIVSSPRVASVRDANKTAELAERLGGEVAGVLFSKSGTGRSPPPEQIASYLELPLLGHVPEDPAVPSAQDSGRPVVTVSPDSPAARAYREVAGTLFEEKADRAARTNGDSTTAHNQGARNRPDGDSRDTRNRPDSDDRASSGSIDTAVNDN; encoded by the coding sequence ATGCCCGCGCGAACGCTCGCAGTCGCCGGCGCGAAGGGGGGCGTCGGAAAGACGACGACGAGCATCAATCTCAGCGCTGCGCTGGCAGAGGCGGGGCTGGAGGTTTTGGTCGTGGAGACGGATCTCGCGATGGCGAACGTCGTCGACTTTCTGCGTTTTTCTCCGGAGGAAACTCTCCACGAGGTGCTTGCAGCCGACGCCGCCCCGAGGGACGCGATCTACTCCGTTCCCGGCGGTTTCGAGGTGCTCCCGAGCGGCACGACAGTCGAGGGATTCGTCAACGCGGACGTCACGGAGATACCCGCGGTTCTCGAGGCCGTCGAAGACCGATACGACGTGGTCATCTTCGACACCGGTGCGGGCGTGAGCCACGAGTCGCTGCTCCCGCTGGGACTGGCCGACAGGACCGTCATCGTCTCCTCGCCCCGGGTCGCGAGTGTTCGAGACGCGAACAAGACCGCCGAGCTCGCCGAACGGCTGGGCGGCGAGGTCGCCGGCGTGCTGTTTAGCAAGTCGGGGACCGGACGCTCTCCACCCCCCGAACAGATCGCCTCCTATCTGGAACTCCCGCTTTTGGGACACGTTCCCGAGGATCCCGCCGTGCCCAGCGCACAGGACAGCGGTCGACCGGTGGTGACAGTCTCTCCCGATTCGCCGGCAGCGCGGGCGTACCGCGAGGTCGCGGGGACGCTGTTCGAGGAAAAGGCGGACCGAGCGGCCCGAACGAACGGCGATTCGACGACCGCCCACAACCAGGGTGCACGGAACCGACCCGATGGCGACAGCCGGGACACGCGGAACCGGCCCGACAGCGACGACCGGGCATCGTCCGGAAGCATCGACACTGCCGTCAACGACAACTGA
- a CDS encoding universal stress protein produces the protein MYETILVPTDGSKVAEHAVDHALDLAETYGATIHTLYVVDTDAMEMSLSSEQVDRIDDGELGQFDEIEEFAERATRSVAERAAERGVDVVERVVSGNPHQSIADYAEEHGVGMIVMGSHGRSGIRRALLGSVTERVLRTTTVPVLVVDAGEDDD, from the coding sequence ATGTACGAGACCATTCTCGTTCCGACGGACGGAAGCAAAGTCGCAGAGCACGCTGTCGATCACGCGCTGGATCTGGCGGAGACGTACGGCGCGACGATCCACACGCTGTACGTCGTCGACACGGACGCAATGGAGATGTCGCTGTCCTCCGAGCAGGTCGACCGAATCGACGACGGTGAACTCGGGCAGTTCGACGAGATCGAGGAGTTCGCCGAACGGGCCACCAGAAGCGTCGCCGAACGGGCAGCCGAGCGGGGAGTTGACGTCGTCGAACGCGTTGTGAGTGGCAATCCCCACCAGTCGATCGCCGATTACGCCGAGGAACACGGGGTCGGAATGATCGTGATGGGGTCTCACGGACGGTCGGGAATCCGCCGTGCGCTGCTCGGCAGCGTCACCGAGCGGGTACTGCGCACGACGACGGTTCCGGTACTCGTCGTCGACGCAGGCGAGGACGACGACTGA
- the acs gene encoding acetate--CoA ligase produces MSDDDTVLEARLPEGETFDPPEAFIEEANVTDPEIYEEFEENWPACWETAAELVDWDREYDQVLDASDPPFYEWFTDGKLNASANCLDRHLEDRGDEPAIEWVGEPTDEADRTYTYEQLHREVNEFAAALRDLGVGEDDVVTVYMPMIPELPIAMLACARIGAPHSVVFAGFSAQALSTRMNAADSSYLVTCDGYYRRGDPLDHLEKANEGLDGVDYDVDATVVVDRLGPNGDGFGHDLADGQHDYATLIADHEGATVAPVSRDAEDMLFLMYTSGTTGQPKGVKHTTGGYLSWVTWTSQAVLDVKPEDTYFCAADIGWITGHSYIVYGPLSLGTTTMMYEGTPDYPDNDRLWEIIEEYEATQLYTAPTAIRAFMKWGEEYPDRHDLSSLRLLGTVGEPINPRAWKWYYTNIGDEACPIVDTWWQTETGGMMVTTLPGICEMKPGAAGPPLPGVDAQVVDAAGEEVEAGRAGYLTIQKPWPGMLRTLYRNDERFIREYWAEYSDLDSDDMDDWVYSPEDGAKIDEDGYITVLGRVDDVLNVSGHRLGTMELESAIVGVEGVAEAAVVGGDHELKGEAVYAYVITEDGYEGDETLRQRIVDGVESAIGPIARPEQVIFTPDLPKTRSGKIMRRLLENIANGEELGNTSTLQNPGVVEDIQEKVRDA; encoded by the coding sequence ATGTCAGACGACGACACGGTACTGGAAGCGAGACTTCCCGAAGGTGAGACGTTCGACCCTCCGGAGGCGTTCATCGAGGAGGCGAACGTCACGGATCCCGAAATCTACGAGGAGTTCGAGGAGAACTGGCCGGCGTGCTGGGAGACCGCGGCCGAACTGGTCGACTGGGACCGGGAGTACGACCAGGTGCTCGACGCCAGTGATCCGCCGTTTTACGAGTGGTTCACCGACGGGAAGCTGAACGCGTCGGCAAACTGTCTCGATCGACACCTCGAGGATCGGGGGGACGAGCCCGCAATCGAGTGGGTCGGCGAACCGACCGATGAGGCTGACCGGACGTACACGTACGAACAGCTCCACCGCGAGGTAAACGAGTTCGCCGCCGCGCTCCGGGATCTCGGCGTGGGTGAAGACGACGTCGTCACGGTGTACATGCCGATGATCCCGGAGCTGCCGATCGCGATGCTGGCATGTGCCCGGATCGGTGCCCCACACAGCGTCGTCTTCGCCGGGTTCTCCGCACAGGCGCTTTCGACCCGGATGAACGCCGCTGACTCGTCGTATCTGGTCACCTGCGACGGCTACTACCGGCGCGGGGATCCGCTCGATCACCTCGAGAAGGCAAACGAAGGACTCGACGGCGTCGACTACGACGTCGATGCCACCGTCGTCGTCGACCGGCTCGGCCCCAACGGCGACGGCTTCGGACACGATCTCGCCGACGGCCAACACGATTACGCGACCCTGATCGCCGATCACGAAGGCGCGACCGTCGCTCCCGTTTCACGCGACGCCGAGGACATGCTCTTTTTGATGTACACCTCCGGCACGACAGGGCAGCCGAAGGGCGTGAAACACACCACCGGCGGCTACCTCTCGTGGGTCACCTGGACCTCGCAGGCGGTGCTCGACGTGAAACCCGAGGACACCTACTTCTGTGCGGCCGACATCGGCTGGATCACCGGCCACTCGTACATCGTTTACGGCCCACTTTCTCTGGGGACGACGACCATGATGTACGAGGGGACGCCGGACTATCCCGACAACGACCGGCTGTGGGAGATCATCGAGGAGTACGAGGCGACCCAACTGTACACGGCGCCGACGGCGATCCGGGCGTTCATGAAGTGGGGCGAGGAGTATCCCGACCGTCACGACCTCTCGTCGCTTCGCCTCCTGGGAACCGTCGGCGAACCGATCAACCCCCGGGCCTGGAAGTGGTACTACACCAACATCGGCGACGAGGCATGTCCGATCGTCGACACGTGGTGGCAAACCGAGACCGGCGGGATGATGGTGACGACGCTGCCGGGGATCTGCGAGATGAAACCCGGTGCGGCCGGGCCGCCGCTTCCCGGCGTCGACGCACAGGTCGTCGACGCAGCCGGCGAGGAGGTCGAGGCCGGCCGTGCCGGCTACCTGACGATTCAAAAGCCCTGGCCCGGGATGTTGCGGACACTGTACCGCAACGACGAGCGATTCATCCGGGAGTACTGGGCCGAGTACTCCGATCTCGACTCCGACGACATGGACGACTGGGTGTACTCTCCGGAGGACGGTGCGAAGATCGACGAGGACGGGTACATCACCGTCCTCGGCCGCGTCGACGACGTGCTCAACGTCTCGGGGCATCGGCTCGGCACGATGGAGCTCGAATCGGCGATCGTCGGCGTCGAGGGTGTCGCGGAGGCGGCCGTCGTCGGGGGCGATCACGAACTCAAAGGGGAGGCGGTGTACGCGTACGTCATCACAGAAGACGGCTACGAGGGCGACGAGACGCTCCGACAACGGATCGTCGACGGGGTCGAGTCGGCGATCGGCCCGATCGCTCGCCCCGAGCAGGTGATCTTCACGCCCGATCTCCCGAAGACGAGATCCGGAAAGATCATGCGTCGCCTGCTCGAAAACATCGCTAACGGCGAGGAACTCGGCAACACCAGCACGCTCCAGAACCCGGGTGTCGTCGAAGACATCCAGGAGAAAGTTCGGGACGCCTGA
- a CDS encoding glycosyltransferase family 4 protein has translation MRVCSHLELGDRLDRSGIGAAASHQRRALSEHVEEVQVVAEPWAGGSLRGGVSAAIRGRYPLRDIDVVHCNLPGPAALAIARLARRRGVPVVFHAHVTSEDFAGSFRGSTAVAPALRRYLRRAYSLADLVLCPSEYTKRRLEGYPIDAPIEPITNGVDLASLEGHSRLGEEYRRRFGLSGTVVFSVGNVFARKGVGDFCRLAGELQGTSTPAVAPGDGAGYEFAWFGPYDTGPQASSPVRRWLRSHPSNVTFTGWVDDKRGAFGAGDIYLFPTHEENQGIAALEAMACGKPVVMRDLPVFREYYEHGHDCLLCADRAEMREAIQRLAGDRALRERLGANARDTARDHGLDQLGERLAGIYRELLERNTSD, from the coding sequence GTGCGCGTCTGCAGCCACCTCGAACTCGGCGACCGGCTCGACCGATCCGGGATCGGAGCGGCCGCGAGCCACCAGCGCCGGGCGCTCTCGGAACACGTCGAGGAAGTCCAAGTGGTCGCCGAACCGTGGGCGGGGGGATCGCTCCGCGGTGGCGTCTCTGCGGCGATCCGCGGTCGATATCCGTTGCGGGACATCGACGTCGTTCACTGTAACCTTCCGGGACCCGCCGCGCTGGCCATCGCCCGCCTGGCCCGTCGGCGCGGGGTTCCAGTGGTGTTTCACGCCCACGTGACGAGCGAGGACTTCGCCGGCTCGTTTCGCGGGTCGACCGCAGTCGCGCCCGCACTGCGGCGGTATCTCCGTCGAGCGTACTCACTCGCCGATCTGGTGTTGTGCCCGAGCGAGTACACGAAACGCCGACTCGAGGGGTACCCGATCGACGCGCCGATCGAACCGATAACGAACGGGGTCGATCTCGCGTCCCTCGAGGGGCACAGTCGGCTCGGGGAGGAGTACCGTCGTCGGTTCGGCCTCTCTGGAACAGTCGTGTTCTCGGTCGGCAACGTGTTCGCCCGGAAGGGTGTCGGCGACTTCTGTCGACTCGCCGGGGAGCTGCAGGGAACGTCGACGCCTGCAGTCGCACCCGGGGACGGGGCCGGCTACGAATTCGCCTGGTTCGGACCGTACGACACCGGTCCCCAGGCGTCGTCGCCCGTGCGACGGTGGCTCCGGTCCCACCCCTCGAACGTCACGTTCACCGGGTGGGTAGACGACAAGCGCGGCGCGTTCGGCGCGGGTGACATCTATTTGTTCCCGACACACGAGGAGAACCAGGGAATCGCCGCCCTGGAGGCGATGGCGTGTGGCAAGCCGGTCGTGATGCGTGACCTCCCGGTGTTCAGGGAGTACTACGAGCACGGTCACGACTGTTTGCTGTGTGCGGATCGAGCGGAGATGCGCGAGGCCATCCAGCGACTCGCCGGCGACCGGGCCCTTCGCGAGCGGCTCGGCGCCAACGCCCGCGATACCGCACGAGACCACGGGCTCGACCAACTCGGTGAGCGGCTGGCCGGAATCTACAGGGAGCTGCTGGAGCGAAACACAAGCGATTAA